A single region of the Cinclus cinclus chromosome 10, bCinCin1.1, whole genome shotgun sequence genome encodes:
- the SENP5 gene encoding sentrin-specific protease 5 isoform X2 — translation MLLQREWNGTCGPLTALKRSKFNHHTVKKRFLFMMHKKLSMVRFRYRIIKFPKLRARGKTCKLRKIKRRWVQKVARDHQETLQRDFESGFCNLFSFWKSKSKRLWKRCSLSDMNNNTPKSLGAESEICAPEICHTQDVSAEPCSEDPASRGQDGSVDAVPPELHVRYSPEAEALHQVETNGAVAEDHCSDIVLSATGKEIAVSDQDGAESQEVVGVDGMTLLQSSLQDSDVSDNFANGPFSMELTQNEDSSSQMEVEGSLNLDIFSSKLLDHPYCKSPLEEPSPESTGKNLKSGTRKGAKRNSQKTSRVTDEQLATWLCGFLDEVMKKYGSLVPLCEKDVMGRLKEVFNEDFSHRKPFITREIMKYREKHPKTSTCNFRVFYNKHMLDMDDLATLEGQNWLNDQIINMYGELVMDAVPEKVHFFNSFFHRQLVTKGYNGVKRWTKKVDLFKKTLLLIPIHLEVHWSLITVNIPSRIISFYDSQGIHFKFCVENIRKYLLTEAKEKNHPEFLQGWQTAVTKCIPQQKNDSDCGVFVLQISQGSSRGEKLEEGGGKGWAMSYWENGTG, via the exons ATGCTGTTGCAAAGGGAGTGGAATGGAACTTGTGGCCCCTTGACAGCTCTAAAGAGGTCCAAATTTAACCATCATACTgtaaaaaagagatttttatttatgatgCATAAGAAACTTTCTATGGTTAGGTTTCGgtatagaatcataaaattcCCGAAACTTCGAGCAAGAGGCAAGACTtgcaaattaagaaaaatcaaGCGAAGGTGGGTGCAGAAAGTTGCAAGGGACCATCAAGAAACGCTTCAGCGGGATTTTGAAAGTGGattttgtaatttgttttccttctggaaatcGAAAAGTAAGCGTCTTTGGAAGCGGTGCAGCTTATCAGATATGAACAATAATACACCCAAGTCTCTAGGAGCGGAGAGTGAAATATGTGCACCTGAGATCTGCCACACACAGGATGTGTCTGCTGAGCCATGTTCTGAGGATCCAGCATCCAGAGGACAGGATGGCAGTGTGGATGCTGTCCCACCAGAACTGCATGTCAGATATTCTCCAGAGGCAGAAGCCTTGCATCAGGTGGAGACTAACGGGGCCGTGGCAGAGGATCATTGCTCTGACATTGTCCTCTCTgctacaggaaaagaaattgctgTTTCAGATCAAGATGGTGCAGAATCCCAGGAGGTTGTGGGTGTGGATGGAATGACACTGTTGCAATCCTCCTTGCAGGATTCTGATGTCAGTGATAATTTTGCAAATGGACCTTTCTCTATGGAGCTGACACAGAATGAGGACAGCTCTAGCCAGATGGAAGTAGAAGGCTCCTTAAACTTGGACATTTTTAGTTCAAAATTACTAGATCACCCTTACTGTAAAAGTCCTCTTGAGGAACCTTCAccagaaagcacaggaaaaaatctgaaatcGGGAACTCGGAAGGGAGCAAAAAGGAACAGTCAGAAAACTTCCCGAGTGACTGATGAGCAGTTGGCAACGTGGCTTTGTG GATTCCTAGATGAAGTTATGAAGAAATATGGCAGTTTAGTACCACTCTGTGAAAAAGATGTCATGGGAAGATTAAAAGAAGTCTTTAATGAAGATTTCTCCCATAG AAAACCTTTTATCACCAGGGAAATCATGAAGTATCGGGAAAAACATCCAAAAACCTCCACTTGCAATTTCCGGGTCTTCTATAATAAGCACATGCTAGATATGGATGATTTGGCTACACTGGAGGGCCAGAACTGGCTGAATGACCAG ATAATTAACATGTATGGTGAACTCGTAATGGATGCCGTCCCTGAAAAG gTTCATTTCTTTAACAGCTTTTTTCATAGACAGCTCGTAACCAAAGGATATAATGGGGTGAAACGATGGACTAAAAAG gtgGACTTGTTTAAAAAGACTCTCTTGTTAATTCCTATTCACCTGGAAGTCCACTGGTCCCTCATTACTGTGAACATCCCCAGTcgaattatttcattttacgATTCCCAGGGCATTCATTTTAAGTTTTGCGTAGAG AACATTCGAAAGTATTTGCTGactgaagcaaaagaaaagaatcaCCCCGAGTTCCTTCAGGGTTGGCAGACTGCTGTGACAAAG
- the SENP5 gene encoding sentrin-specific protease 5 isoform X1: MLLQREWNGTCGPLTALKRSKFNHHTVKKRFLFMMHKKLSMVRFRYRIIKFPKLRARGKTCKLRKIKRRWVQKVARDHQETLQRDFESGFCNLFSFWKSKSKRLWKRCSLSDMNNNTPKSLGAESEICAPEICHTQDVSAEPCSEDPASRGQDGSVDAVPPELHVRYSPEAEALHQVETNGAVAEDHCSDIVLSATGKEIAVSDQDGAESQEVVGVDGMTLLQSSLQDSDVSDNFANGPFSMELTQNEDSSSQMEVEGSLNLDIFSSKLLDHPYCKSPLEEPSPESTGKNLKSGTRKGAKRNSQKTSRVTDEQLATWLCGFLDEVMKKYGSLVPLCEKDVMGRLKEVFNEDFSHRKPFITREIMKYREKHPKTSTCNFRVFYNKHMLDMDDLATLEGQNWLNDQIINMYGELVMDAVPEKVHFFNSFFHRQLVTKGYNGVKRWTKKVDLFKKTLLLIPIHLEVHWSLITVNIPSRIISFYDSQGIHFKFCVENIRKYLLTEAKEKNHPEFLQGWQTAVTKCIPQQKNDSDCGVFVLQYCKCLALDQPFQFSQEDMPRVRKRIYKELCERQLID; the protein is encoded by the exons ATGCTGTTGCAAAGGGAGTGGAATGGAACTTGTGGCCCCTTGACAGCTCTAAAGAGGTCCAAATTTAACCATCATACTgtaaaaaagagatttttatttatgatgCATAAGAAACTTTCTATGGTTAGGTTTCGgtatagaatcataaaattcCCGAAACTTCGAGCAAGAGGCAAGACTtgcaaattaagaaaaatcaaGCGAAGGTGGGTGCAGAAAGTTGCAAGGGACCATCAAGAAACGCTTCAGCGGGATTTTGAAAGTGGattttgtaatttgttttccttctggaaatcGAAAAGTAAGCGTCTTTGGAAGCGGTGCAGCTTATCAGATATGAACAATAATACACCCAAGTCTCTAGGAGCGGAGAGTGAAATATGTGCACCTGAGATCTGCCACACACAGGATGTGTCTGCTGAGCCATGTTCTGAGGATCCAGCATCCAGAGGACAGGATGGCAGTGTGGATGCTGTCCCACCAGAACTGCATGTCAGATATTCTCCAGAGGCAGAAGCCTTGCATCAGGTGGAGACTAACGGGGCCGTGGCAGAGGATCATTGCTCTGACATTGTCCTCTCTgctacaggaaaagaaattgctgTTTCAGATCAAGATGGTGCAGAATCCCAGGAGGTTGTGGGTGTGGATGGAATGACACTGTTGCAATCCTCCTTGCAGGATTCTGATGTCAGTGATAATTTTGCAAATGGACCTTTCTCTATGGAGCTGACACAGAATGAGGACAGCTCTAGCCAGATGGAAGTAGAAGGCTCCTTAAACTTGGACATTTTTAGTTCAAAATTACTAGATCACCCTTACTGTAAAAGTCCTCTTGAGGAACCTTCAccagaaagcacaggaaaaaatctgaaatcGGGAACTCGGAAGGGAGCAAAAAGGAACAGTCAGAAAACTTCCCGAGTGACTGATGAGCAGTTGGCAACGTGGCTTTGTG GATTCCTAGATGAAGTTATGAAGAAATATGGCAGTTTAGTACCACTCTGTGAAAAAGATGTCATGGGAAGATTAAAAGAAGTCTTTAATGAAGATTTCTCCCATAG AAAACCTTTTATCACCAGGGAAATCATGAAGTATCGGGAAAAACATCCAAAAACCTCCACTTGCAATTTCCGGGTCTTCTATAATAAGCACATGCTAGATATGGATGATTTGGCTACACTGGAGGGCCAGAACTGGCTGAATGACCAG ATAATTAACATGTATGGTGAACTCGTAATGGATGCCGTCCCTGAAAAG gTTCATTTCTTTAACAGCTTTTTTCATAGACAGCTCGTAACCAAAGGATATAATGGGGTGAAACGATGGACTAAAAAG gtgGACTTGTTTAAAAAGACTCTCTTGTTAATTCCTATTCACCTGGAAGTCCACTGGTCCCTCATTACTGTGAACATCCCCAGTcgaattatttcattttacgATTCCCAGGGCATTCATTTTAAGTTTTGCGTAGAG AACATTCGAAAGTATTTGCTGactgaagcaaaagaaaagaatcaCCCCGAGTTCCTTCAGGGTTGGCAGACTGCTGTGACAAAG